The stretch of DNA CATTTAGAGCCGGAACTGTATGTAGGATATTAGAGAGAAGGACCGCAGTGAACTTCTGATCGCCTGCTGTCCCTATCGGTTGCCTGAATGCCCGAAAACCGGGAATCTGCGATTGTTTAGACAGATGAAATGTTGTATAGTACAAATAGCGATGAAAAGAATAGTCGTCGGAACCGCCGGCCATATTGATCATGGAAAGACCGCACTTATCAGGGCCCTCACAGGTATTGACTGCGACAGGTTAAAAGAAGAAAAAGAAAGAGGCATTACGACAGAACTTGGTTTTGCCCACTATAGGTCAGGTGAAGACCTTGTCATCGGCATAGTCGATGTACCCGGACATGAAAAATTCGTTCGCCACATGGTGGCTGGAGCGTGGGGAATAGACATGGTCCTCCTTGTTGTGGCGGCGGACGAGGGTGTAATGCCCCAGACAAGAGAGCACGTTCAGATATGTGAGCTGCTCGGGTTGAAAAGGGGCATCGTCGCTATTACCAAGACGGACCTTGCCGACGACGACATGGTCGAGCTTGTCAGAGAGGATACCGTTGATTTTCTGAAGGGAGGGCCGCTCGAAGGGTCGCCCATTATAGCCGTCTCCGCAGTCACTGGGCAGAATATTGATGTATTGAAACAATCCATTCGCTCCATAGCGATGGAATTACAGGAAAGGTCCGCAGAAGGCATCTTCAGGCTCCCTGTCGACAGAGTATTCACCATCAGGGGCTTGGGGACCATCATTACGGGGACATGTATCTCCGGCTCCATAAGAGTCGGCGAGGAAGTCGAGATGTACCCCCTCCGCCGGCGGGTAAAAGTAAGGAGTATCCAGACCTATCACGAAGACGCTTCAGAAGCCAGTGCTGGCGAGCGCGTGGCTCTTAACCTGCAGGGCGTTGAAAAGCAGGAAGTGGGGCGGGGAATAATTATCGGAAGGCCCGACACGCTTGTTCTTTCCACCAGGGTTGACGCTACCCTGAAGTATCTGAAACTACCCCTTAAGCCGATCAAGAATGACGCAATTCTGAGATTCCATATCGCCACCACACTGACAGAAACAAGACTTGTGCTTCTCGACAAGGACAAGATAGAACCAGGGGAGGAGGCTTTCACCCAGTTCGTGTTTCCGCAACCCATCGTGACCCTGCCCGGAGATAGGTACGTCCTGAGAGGTCCGTACCTGATACAGACCATTGGTGGAGGCGCGGTTCTTGACATGATGCCCGGAAAGCATAAGCGAAAGGCTGCAGACTTAGGTCCTACCTGCAATCTCCTCACCGGAGACGATATAATCGGCAAGGCTGAATTCTTTATAAGGAAAGGGGGGCATGGCGGGATTGCCGGAAGTATGCTTGCCATATTCCTCGGTCTCGACCAGGATTCGGCGGAGCCCATCACGGCAAAACTGGAAGAACTGAAGAAGATAAGGTCCATCGGCAGGTTGATCGTTCACAAGGATAACTTTTCCGCATATAAGGAGACGCTAAGGAAACTTGTCCGTGAATTCCATGAAAAGAACCCGGTTAAGATCGGGATTTCAAAAGAAGAGCTTCGATCGCGCCTTCCAAAGGTTACACCGCAGGTGTTTCAATCAGCCCTTGACGAGTGCATCCTTGAGGGCGGTATCGAGACTGACAGAGATAAAGTGAAAGAGTCTGGTGCACTCTCAGTCGTAGACAGGGAGCGGGAGGGCTTGGAAACGGAAATCCTTCAAAGACTGAAAGGTTACGGCCTCACCCCTCCAGGGATAAAAGATTTTGCCGCAGAATTGAAAAAGCCGGAAAAGAATCTCAGGGACATACTTGGGAGACTCGCGTTCGAGAGGAAAATCACGAAAATAAAAGGAGAAATGTATTTCCACATCGATGCCATGGAGATGCTGAAAGAACGTATTACCGATTTCCTTCGTGCACAAAAGGAGATGACCCCATCCGACTTCAAGTCCATGTTTGACCTGTCAAGAAAATATATGATCCCAATTCTCGAACACCTCGACGAAATAAAACTGACCATCAGGGTGGGAGATAAACGGGTACTGAGGGGGTAAGATGCTCGGTATAATACCAGCGCCTCACCGTGTCCGGACCTTCCTGTCGGCCGTTCCTGGTGTTCAACCCCACATTGAGCGGTTTGGGTCACCTGCAAATCTTTCAGGCTCAAGTGTCCATATATTTGATGAAATCATAAGGAGATTTTCTTTATAAGCTTTTTAAACGATTGCCAGATTGTACGCCATGAGAAACGCATGGAGGTTTCTTAAGTTCTATGGCTGCCATAATGGTAACCAGTAGCTTCCTTGATACATCCGCTCTGCTTGGCCGTTAGTCCAAGGATGTTTTGCGGTCAAATGAAGCGACGGTTGGTAAACTGGATGCCGTTATCCGTCATCTTGGCTGTGGCTCTCATTGTATGCACACTTTGATGTTCTAAATAACTTCCGTTTGCACCTCGGCGAGAGAGAAAATATCTTCGGACAATCCAGGCCGTAGACAACGATGTAGAGGTTGATTCCTGCAGCGAATACAGACAAATCCTGTATGTCCTTCTTCAACCTGGCTTAGGATGACCTTTGGCCCCATAGGTGCATCATGGACAAAGCCTCTTTTTCACCATTTTTCAATAGTTTTTAGTTTTTGGGTTCACCGCCATAATGTGCTGCAATGTTTATCAGACTTTCTTGACTATTTTGTATTTCTCTACGCACTGCCGGAGTCGTCTTGGGGCGAGCATGGAGTACATGTCTCATGTGAGGTATAGCATACACCATTAATTTAAAGGGGCTATAAACAATATCGACATACTCGTCAATCATGGTTTACAATCCTTGTCTGGCACATAACCGATCTTAATTGCATCCATCCGGTTTCTGAAAACAATCCGGCTCTTTTCTGGTATCTTGGATACCAGTTTGCAAAACGGCCTGTGGAAGGCGTACGTCCTCTTGTTTCCCATATAGAAACTTTCCGTGTCTTTCTTTTTCTCCTGCCAAAGTCCTCTCTCTTCCTCCATTGCCTTTTTCTGAAGATTGAGCAATATATTCCCGTACTTTGTATTAGGCTGTTTTATGACTGCCCGGGCATACCCGTTCTTGACAAGTTCTCCGTTCACGAAGGTATTCTTGACGAACACATACGCAAGAATCCTGCCGGAATGATCTTTCTTTTCCACATCGTATTCCAAGCGAATCTTTTTGAGAAGCACCAGCTTCTTGTTGTATCGCATAGCCTCCTTTGCAAAAAACTCGCTCCCTCCTTCCTTCAAGAAGAGCTTGGGAGCGTCAGACCCGATGTACCTTACCACTTCGCCGGTATCCAACTGAATCGTGTCACCGTCCAACACCTTACTGACCACATAATTTTTGCCTTGAGAGTCACCAATCCAACAAAGAGAAAAAAGGCAAACAAGGAACAGGGCTGCTGTAATCCGTCTCATAAGGAAAGAGTTTACAATATTTTACCCTCGGAATAAATACTTACTCATCTTCATTTCTCTATCTTTTCTTTATGAGGCCTGAGAATGCTCCAAGCCGGTTGTACAGTATCTGCCATCCAATTTTTATACGGAAGGTCATTTATATCCTTTCCGGCGCATGAAGCGGGGGGGGTTCTGCCTATGTCGCGTTCCCGGAGTTTCTCTGGTACACACAAAAAGGGCCGCCCCCGTACGGGAGCGGCCCTGACAGACCACTTAAGAAAGCTCTTTCTTACTTGCCGACCTTCAAAATTAGGGAGGCGCCGGTATCGCCAGCAGCGCAACCGGTGAAAAGGCAGTATCCGCCGCCCAGCAACACGGTTTCTTCGATCATCTCGGCAATAATTCTGCCGGCTGTGGGAGCCTGAGGATGACCGTAGATCAGGGAGCTTCCATAGTTGTTCATCATATTGACATCAATATTGAACTTCTTTGCAAAGTTGAGGTCGTTCGTCGAGAACGGGTTGTGGCTCTTTATGGTCTTCATATCCGTGATCTTCAAACCCGCATTGGCGAGAGCCATCTCGGAAGCAGGTACGGGAGCCGCAGCCATAAAGCCAGGATTGACCCTTGAAAAACCGTAAGATATGATCTGGATTTCGATGCTCGGATCGGCGCTCAGTTGTTTCGCTTTTTCTTTTGTAGCGATTATGAATCCGCAGTTGCCGTCTGCAGGGAATGTCTGTGCCGCAAAGCTATGTACTCCTCCCTTTTCCGCAGGACCCAGTTTGGCCAGACCTTCGGCTGTCGTCGGTGTTGCGCCTTCATCCAACTCCACGAGACGGGTTTTCTTCTTGGAGAGCTTTACTTCCGCAGGGAACATATATTTCTTCTGGAACTCGCGGTCGTTGGCCAACGCCATCTGATACTGCTCGTAGCGTCTCAAAACGACGGCATCACATTGTTCTTTCGTAAACCCTTCCAGCTTGGCCACGCCCTCAGCGGTCTCTACCATCTTTAGGGGCGGTACGACATTGGGATCGGAATTGAAATTATCCATCAGCCAGTTCTCGTGGATTACTTCTCCACCGGGGCCCATGGGGTTCGGCCATACAGTATGAGCGC from Syntrophobacterales bacterium encodes:
- the selB gene encoding selenocysteine-specific translation elongation factor, which translates into the protein MKRIVVGTAGHIDHGKTALIRALTGIDCDRLKEEKERGITTELGFAHYRSGEDLVIGIVDVPGHEKFVRHMVAGAWGIDMVLLVVAADEGVMPQTREHVQICELLGLKRGIVAITKTDLADDDMVELVREDTVDFLKGGPLEGSPIIAVSAVTGQNIDVLKQSIRSIAMELQERSAEGIFRLPVDRVFTIRGLGTIITGTCISGSIRVGEEVEMYPLRRRVKVRSIQTYHEDASEASAGERVALNLQGVEKQEVGRGIIIGRPDTLVLSTRVDATLKYLKLPLKPIKNDAILRFHIATTLTETRLVLLDKDKIEPGEEAFTQFVFPQPIVTLPGDRYVLRGPYLIQTIGGGAVLDMMPGKHKRKAADLGPTCNLLTGDDIIGKAEFFIRKGGHGGIAGSMLAIFLGLDQDSAEPITAKLEELKKIRSIGRLIVHKDNFSAYKETLRKLVREFHEKNPVKIGISKEELRSRLPKVTPQVFQSALDECILEGGIETDRDKVKESGALSVVDREREGLETEILQRLKGYGLTPPGIKDFAAELKKPEKNLRDILGRLAFERKITKIKGEMYFHIDAMEMLKERITDFLRAQKEMTPSDFKSMFDLSRKYMIPILEHLDEIKLTIRVGDKRVLRG
- a CDS encoding thermonuclease family protein — translated: MLDGDTIQLDTGEVVRYIGSDAPKLFLKEGGSEFFAKEAMRYNKKLVLLKKIRLEYDVEKKDHSGRILAYVFVKNTFVNGELVKNGYARAVIKQPNTKYGNILLNLQKKAMEEERGLWQEKKKDTESFYMGNKRTYAFHRPFCKLVSKIPEKSRIVFRNRMDAIKIGYVPDKDCKP
- a CDS encoding thiolase family protein, translating into MNTFSKAYIPYGGYYSTPFTRWQGSMQNENAIELGGKTARRWFLEKKKIDPAVLDYLYFGITIHQLHLFYSHNWAAGILTDNKKNLPGLMINQACSTSTTILNLAALSIEQGAYEVGFGLMADRTSNGAHTVWPNPMGPGGEVIHENWLMDNFNSDPNVVPPLKMVETAEGVAKLEGFTKEQCDAVVLRRYEQYQMALANDREFQKKYMFPAEVKLSKKKTRLVELDEGATPTTAEGLAKLGPAEKGGVHSFAAQTFPADGNCGFIIATKEKAKQLSADPSIEIQIISYGFSRVNPGFMAAAPVPASEMALANAGLKITDMKTIKSHNPFSTNDLNFAKKFNIDVNMMNNYGSSLIYGHPQAPTAGRIIAEMIEETVLLGGGYCLFTGCAAGDTGASLILKVGK